In one window of Chryseobacterium sp. JV274 DNA:
- a CDS encoding DUF4304 domain-containing protein, with protein sequence MDTRTIFLNACNEIATQLDGFKTLEKGQRLKKVSLDKDIYFEIYFQSSFRNDSSSVQTLPHIAIYSKILKKWQTEQTKNEYAQGLIFGNQIGYLTPYNNWKQWNLAGLSFEKSIIEITENIEKYILPIFKIFNSKEIAVEFLKNNGTKFNQWSENSISPLDFLLCFSEKDTAEVFLNNFVNNCPYKGNILKLYEKLKTENEIDLNYSEFHGADTIKLAYINGLKIK encoded by the coding sequence ATGGATACAAGAACAATATTTTTAAATGCCTGCAATGAAATTGCCACTCAGCTGGATGGTTTCAAAACACTTGAAAAAGGACAAAGGCTTAAAAAAGTTTCCCTTGATAAAGATATCTATTTTGAGATTTATTTTCAGTCCAGTTTTAGGAATGATTCTTCATCCGTTCAGACCCTTCCCCATATTGCTATCTATTCTAAAATTTTAAAGAAATGGCAGACAGAGCAAACTAAAAATGAATATGCTCAGGGATTAATTTTTGGAAATCAGATAGGTTATTTAACTCCGTATAATAATTGGAAACAATGGAATTTAGCAGGGTTATCTTTTGAAAAATCAATTATTGAAATTACAGAAAATATAGAAAAATACATCCTCCCAATTTTCAAAATTTTTAATTCTAAGGAAATTGCTGTCGAATTTCTAAAAAACAATGGAACAAAGTTTAATCAATGGTCAGAGAATTCTATTTCTCCTTTAGACTTCCTTTTATGTTTTTCTGAAAAAGATACTGCTGAAGTTTTTCTAAATAATTTTGTAAACAATTGCCCATATAAAGGAAATATTCTTAAACTTTACGAGAAACTAAAAACAGAAAATGAAATTGATCTCAATTATTCTGAATTTCACGGAGCTGATACAATTAAATTAGCCTATATAAATGGGTTGAAAATAAAATAA
- the dnaJ gene encoding molecular chaperone DnaJ — protein sequence MSKRDYYEVLEISKSASADEIKKAYRKMAIKFHPDKNPGDKEAEEKFKEAAEAYEVLSDDQKRARYDQFGHAGVGGNGGFGGGGFGGGMNMEDIFSQFGDIFGGGFGGFGGGGGGRQQVKGSNLRIRIKLNLEEMVNGTQKTIKVKKMKMAEGATSKTCPTCNGSGVQLKVMNTMFGQMQTQTTCSTCQGIGKVADKIPAGANAQGLIKDEEEITINIPAGARDGIQLNVRGKGNDAPFGGIPGDLLVIIEEEVDQIIKREGDNLHQELYVSFAEAALGTKKEIPTVGGKVKITIDPGTQSGKILRLAGKGLPSIDSYGKGDMFIHINVWTPQKLTKEQKDFFEKQMSSGEMVAEPSGKEKTFFDKVKDLFN from the coding sequence ATGTCAAAAAGAGATTATTACGAGGTTCTTGAGATCAGCAAATCTGCATCGGCCGATGAAATAAAAAAAGCATACCGTAAAATGGCTATCAAATTTCACCCGGATAAAAATCCTGGTGATAAGGAGGCTGAAGAAAAGTTTAAAGAAGCCGCTGAAGCTTACGAGGTTCTAAGCGACGATCAGAAACGTGCAAGATACGACCAGTTCGGTCATGCCGGAGTAGGAGGAAACGGCGGATTTGGAGGCGGAGGCTTCGGAGGCGGAATGAACATGGAGGATATTTTCAGTCAGTTTGGAGATATTTTCGGTGGTGGTTTCGGAGGATTCGGTGGAGGCGGTGGAGGCCGTCAGCAGGTGAAAGGTTCTAATTTAAGAATCAGAATCAAGCTGAACCTTGAGGAAATGGTAAACGGAACTCAGAAAACCATTAAAGTAAAAAAAATGAAGATGGCAGAAGGTGCCACTTCAAAAACATGTCCTACCTGTAACGGTTCCGGTGTTCAGCTTAAAGTAATGAATACCATGTTCGGTCAAATGCAGACTCAAACAACGTGTAGTACTTGCCAGGGAATTGGAAAAGTTGCTGACAAGATTCCTGCAGGAGCCAATGCACAAGGTCTTATCAAAGATGAAGAGGAAATCACGATCAATATCCCTGCAGGAGCGAGAGACGGTATCCAGCTTAATGTAAGAGGAAAAGGAAATGACGCACCATTTGGTGGAATTCCGGGAGACTTATTGGTAATCATTGAAGAGGAAGTAGATCAAATCATCAAAAGAGAAGGCGATAATCTTCACCAGGAGCTGTATGTTTCTTTTGCTGAGGCTGCTTTAGGAACTAAAAAAGAAATTCCTACTGTTGGAGGAAAGGTAAAAATTACCATTGATCCGGGAACTCAATCCGGAAAGATCTTAAGATTGGCTGGAAAAGGACTTCCAAGTATCGACAGCTACGGAAAAGGAGACATGTTTATCCACATCAATGTATGGACGCCACAAAAGCTTACTAAAGAACAGAAAGATTTCTTTGAAAAGCAGATGTCCAGCGGAGAAATGGTTGCAGAACCATCCGGAAAGGAAAAAACTTTTTTTGATAAAGTAAAAGATTTATTCAATTAA
- a CDS encoding nucleotide exchange factor GrpE: MMENQDINEESINNQEENNVQNDATSQDNVTAAPSPEELLAEEKDRYIRLYAEFENYKKRTSKEKMEFFQYANQEMMVSMLGVLDDFERALKEIAKNGNPADLQGVELIYQKFKNKLTEKGLQTMEVRAGDSFNVDFHEAITQIPAPSEDLKGKIVDVIETGYTLGDKVIRFAKVVTGN, encoded by the coding sequence ATTATGGAAAACCAGGATATTAACGAAGAAAGCATCAATAATCAGGAAGAAAACAATGTTCAGAATGACGCAACATCTCAGGACAATGTGACAGCAGCACCTTCGCCGGAGGAACTTTTGGCAGAAGAAAAAGACCGTTACATCAGATTGTATGCTGAATTCGAAAACTATAAAAAAAGAACAAGCAAAGAGAAGATGGAATTCTTCCAGTATGCTAATCAGGAGATGATGGTTTCAATGTTAGGGGTTTTAGATGATTTTGAAAGAGCATTAAAGGAAATCGCTAAAAACGGAAATCCGGCTGACCTTCAAGGGGTGGAACTGATCTATCAGAAATTCAAAAATAAACTTACCGAAAAAGGCTTACAAACAATGGAAGTAAGAGCTGGTGACAGCTTTAATGTTGATTTCCATGAAGCGATTACTCAGATCCCTGCTCCATCAGAAGATTTGAAAGGAAAAATCGTAGACGTTATTGAAACGGGATATACTTTAGGTGATAAAGTAATCCGTTTTGCAAAAGTAGTAACAGGAAATTAA